The Methanoculleus thermophilus genome includes a window with the following:
- the pscS gene encoding O-phospho-L-seryl-tRNA:Cys-tRNA synthase: MKCAVDIESRDIEEMYINIDPIQAGGRLTADAMKAAISFGDGYSVCDNCRNPPRLDYIQNPPIAQFHKDLAAWLNMDTVRVVPGARRGFQAVANTYVEKGDPVILTSLAHYTEFMAIEAAGGIPREIPKDKNNHITADAAAEKIEAVIREFSKTPPLLFVDHVDYQFGNIHDVAGIIKVAHQYDIPVLVNGAYTVGIMPIDGKALGADFLVGSGHKSMAAPAPSGLLATTNEHAERVFRMTQAKGDVTGRSFGMKEIEMMGCTLMGVTVVGMMASFPHVKERVKHWETEVTHSQAVVDALLSIEGTKVLSDYPRQHTLTRIDTSESFDKVAQQHKKRGFFLSSALKKRGITGVIPGSTRVWKFNTFGLTEKQIRYVGEAFIEVARENGLNII, encoded by the coding sequence ACGCCATGAAAGCGGCGATATCATTCGGCGACGGCTACTCAGTCTGTGACAACTGCCGGAATCCCCCCAGGCTTGATTATATTCAGAACCCCCCGATCGCGCAGTTCCACAAGGACCTTGCTGCGTGGCTGAATATGGACACTGTGCGGGTGGTGCCGGGAGCGCGCCGCGGGTTCCAGGCGGTGGCAAATACATATGTTGAGAAAGGCGATCCGGTCATCCTGACGTCGCTCGCTCACTATACGGAGTTTATGGCAATCGAGGCGGCTGGAGGGATCCCGCGGGAGATTCCAAAGGATAAAAATAATCACATCACCGCCGATGCTGCGGCGGAAAAGATTGAGGCGGTGATCCGTGAGTTCTCGAAGACGCCACCGCTGCTCTTTGTCGATCATGTCGACTACCAGTTCGGGAACATTCATGACGTCGCGGGCATCATCAAGGTCGCCCACCAGTACGACATCCCGGTCCTCGTCAACGGGGCCTACACCGTAGGGATCATGCCTATCGACGGCAAGGCACTCGGAGCCGACTTTCTGGTAGGGTCGGGCCACAAGAGCATGGCGGCCCCAGCACCATCCGGCCTCCTTGCGACGACGAACGAGCACGCGGAGCGGGTATTCCGGATGACACAGGCGAAGGGAGATGTAACGGGCAGGTCGTTCGGCATGAAGGAGATAGAGATGATGGGCTGCACCCTGATGGGGGTCACCGTCGTCGGCATGATGGCCTCGTTCCCTCACGTAAAGGAGCGGGTGAAACACTGGGAGACCGAGGTAACCCACTCACAGGCAGTCGTTGACGCCCTCCTCTCCATCGAGGGGACGAAGGTGCTCTCAGATTACCCGCGGCAGCACACCCTGACCCGGATCGATACCAGCGAGTCCTTCGATAAGGTCGCGCAGCAGCACAAGAAACGTGGTTTCTTCCTCTCGAGCGCATTAAAGAAGCGGGGGATCACCGGTGTCATCCCCGGGTCCACCCGGGTCTGGAAGTTCAACACCTTCGGGCTGACCGAGAAGCAGATCCGGTATGTCGGAGAGGCATTTATTGAGGTTGCGCGGGAGAATGGGTTGAATATTATCTGA
- the thiI gene encoding tRNA uracil 4-sulfurtransferase ThiI: MEAVMIRYSEIFLKSEPVKRRFISIMIENIRLALEAEGLSYRIEAPRGRVLIYGDEPRQIAGVAARTFGVASVSVCTVTTPDIEGISAAAVEHAKRRLHPGMSFAVRARRSGVEGFNSQELAAEVGSAILDRISDARVNLTAPDYEVFVEAREFGGLVYDEKIDGPGGLPYGTQGEVLCLLSAGIDSPVASWLMMRRGCRMVHVNMRGGRFGGADLERNVLANHARLSTWIPGHPLDLLVVDMEPFFEVITGLKEPRYRCILCKRFMLRVAGILARERGAYALVNGDNLGQVASQTLANMTVIASATSIPVLRPLIGFDKEEIIERARAIGTFEPHPGSVECAVAPRYPSTAAPAETIARIEEEIGVAALAEQATGAVQRYRAKNGVIELVE, translated from the coding sequence GTGGAAGCGGTGATGATTCGGTACAGCGAGATCTTCCTCAAGAGCGAGCCGGTGAAACGCCGGTTCATATCGATCATGATCGAGAACATCCGGCTCGCACTGGAGGCCGAAGGGCTCTCTTACCGCATCGAGGCTCCCCGGGGGAGAGTTCTGATCTACGGAGACGAACCCCGGCAGATTGCCGGGGTGGCGGCAAGGACGTTTGGTGTGGCAAGCGTGAGCGTCTGCACGGTGACCACGCCCGATATCGAGGGGATCTCGGCTGCAGCCGTTGAGCACGCCAAGCGGCGTCTCCACCCGGGAATGTCGTTTGCCGTCCGGGCACGCCGCTCGGGGGTCGAGGGATTCAACAGTCAGGAACTCGCGGCCGAGGTTGGCTCAGCCATCCTTGACCGGATCTCTGATGCAAGGGTTAACCTGACGGCGCCCGACTACGAGGTCTTTGTTGAGGCCCGGGAGTTTGGCGGCCTTGTTTACGATGAGAAGATCGATGGGCCGGGCGGTCTCCCGTATGGGACACAGGGGGAGGTGCTGTGTCTTCTCTCGGCAGGGATCGACTCGCCCGTCGCGTCGTGGTTGATGATGCGCCGGGGCTGCCGGATGGTTCACGTCAACATGCGGGGCGGTCGATTCGGAGGAGCCGATCTGGAGCGGAACGTCCTCGCAAATCATGCCCGGCTCTCCACCTGGATCCCGGGGCACCCGCTTGATCTCCTTGTCGTGGATATGGAGCCGTTCTTTGAGGTGATCACGGGCTTGAAAGAGCCGCGCTACCGGTGCATCCTCTGCAAGCGGTTCATGCTCCGGGTTGCCGGCATCCTTGCGAGGGAGCGCGGCGCTTACGCGCTTGTCAACGGTGACAACCTGGGGCAGGTGGCCTCCCAGACGCTTGCAAATATGACCGTGATCGCTTCGGCGACGTCCATTCCGGTGCTTCGCCCGCTGATTGGGTTTGACAAGGAGGAGATCATCGAGCGCGCCCGCGCCATCGGGACGTTCGAACCCCATCCCGGGAGTGTCGAGTGCGCGGTTGCTCCCCGCTACCCTTCGACAGCGGCACCCGCGGAGACGATTGCACGGATTGAGGAAGAGATAGGCGTTGCTGCCCTCGCGGAGCAGGCTACCGGGGCGGTGCAGCGCTACCGCGCAAAGAACGGAGTGATTGAGTTGGTTGAGTGA
- a CDS encoding DUF2150 family protein: MAKKASAKQAEPMKLFYIFYNQERWDNWIKTLEEASFEPAEGEEVSEGEQILYSFTEDITLSVLKIIRLYQNGRFTKEETIEKLNDVELIVMTGLPEGDLEEIIGSLQLSLLVLFTACRKYLEGEFDKDIKTLVKKGRSIDEENLDEALEVAANIGAAVIDGATCCGKYIKDNVENPSLFDEWLIEIETMGNAMKSLAKFDEEPGEVS; this comes from the coding sequence ATGGCAAAGAAGGCGAGTGCCAAACAGGCAGAACCCATGAAACTCTTCTATATTTTTTACAATCAGGAGCGCTGGGACAACTGGATTAAGACGCTGGAAGAGGCAAGTTTCGAGCCCGCAGAGGGCGAAGAGGTCTCCGAAGGGGAACAGATACTCTACAGTTTCACTGAGGATATCACCCTCTCGGTCTTAAAGATCATCCGTCTCTACCAGAACGGCCGATTCACGAAGGAGGAGACCATTGAGAAGCTCAACGATGTGGAGCTGATTGTTATGACCGGTCTCCCCGAAGGAGACCTCGAGGAGATCATCGGGTCGCTCCAGCTCTCGCTGCTGGTGCTCTTTACTGCCTGCCGGAAGTACCTCGAGGGTGAGTTTGATAAAGATATCAAGACGCTTGTGAAGAAGGGGCGGAGCATCGACGAGGAGAACCTCGATGAGGCGCTTGAGGTTGCAGCGAATATCGGGGCGGCCGTGATCGATGGTGCCACCTGCTGCGGAAAATATATCAAGGACAACGTGGAGAATCCAAGCCTCTTTGACGAGTGGCTAATCGAGATCGAGACCATGGGCAACGCCATGAAGTCACTCGCGAAGTTTGACGAGGAGCCTGGAGAAGTCTCGTGA
- a CDS encoding DUF5814 domain-containing protein yields MIADKARFRAARRLERAAGFRLPDHVFSGAFLEALGRAINFDNLDRRMREQLLAFFRDFMDCECKNAPYCGCPERKFTLAIIEFREMGLDHRQISAHLLDEYGIDLYPADILSFLEDSVHMLEAIRDVAELQGREKLAENAIEHIRKIEH; encoded by the coding sequence GTGATTGCAGATAAGGCCCGATTTCGGGCGGCAAGGAGACTTGAACGGGCAGCCGGATTCCGGCTCCCGGATCATGTCTTCTCAGGCGCATTTCTTGAGGCGCTCGGGAGGGCAATCAACTTCGATAACCTCGATCGCCGGATGCGGGAGCAGCTCCTCGCTTTTTTCCGCGACTTCATGGACTGTGAATGCAAAAACGCACCCTACTGCGGATGCCCTGAGCGGAAGTTCACCCTTGCGATCATCGAGTTTCGTGAGATGGGGCTTGATCACCGCCAGATCAGTGCCCACCTTCTCGACGAGTACGGGATTGACCTCTACCCCGCCGATATCCTGAGTTTCCTCGAAGACTCTGTCCATATGCTTGAGGCGATACGCGACGTCGCCGAGTTGCAGGGGCGGGAGAAACTGGCGGAGAACGCCATCGAGCATATCAGGAAGATCGAACACTAA
- a CDS encoding GNAT family N-acetyltransferase: MRKNIRELERDEFLLAERVWMHYRGQKSDPTRERIFGVFVDGTLAATARCTRHPEGLEMDCVFTLDEYRGSGYAREAVQRLLEECGSETIYIHSTLPLIGFYERLGFELIPEARLPKSIRERFLFCFGEMAGCNVAPMMRKPGGG, translated from the coding sequence ATGAGGAAGAATATCCGTGAACTGGAACGTGATGAGTTTTTGCTTGCAGAGAGGGTCTGGATGCACTACCGCGGCCAGAAGTCCGATCCGACACGGGAGAGGATCTTTGGCGTCTTCGTCGATGGAACCCTTGCGGCGACGGCTCGCTGCACACGCCATCCGGAGGGGCTTGAGATGGACTGCGTCTTCACCCTGGACGAGTACCGTGGAAGCGGATATGCAAGGGAAGCTGTCCAGAGACTTCTCGAAGAATGCGGCTCCGAGACGATCTACATCCACTCAACACTTCCATTGATTGGGTTTTACGAAAGACTCGGGTTTGAACTCATCCCGGAGGCGAGGCTGCCGAAGAGTATCCGGGAGCGGTTCCTCTTCTGCTTTGGGGAGATGGCGGGCTGCAACGTGGCTCCCATGATGCGCAAGCCCGGGGGCGGGTAG
- a CDS encoding flippase, translated as MRIDPIQRQSLISLASTLGLTAVGFLSTMLFAHTVGPAILGAYFLFVAYFSVFNLIGDGGFGGAAVKRISEGEDQNAYFTAFFVLRVMLVVVSVCLLLVARPYLVDITASGAFFWLIIALVASVFTSVASNAVYGSGKVGVNQISQLVDNLVRVIVQVIAVVLGYGIAGLAGGFVAGLLAAGLINYRFLDLKLAPFGLLHIQSLFLFSFWSFLGSSGSLVFSYADIIMLGYFLTDTEVGIYRVALQLTTAATFITTALHTTLYPKVSYWGKQNDLVSVERALARAFTYSLLLAVPVVLGGWILGERLLYFFYGEAFSTGAGALAILLLVQVVHVFMFLQTTCLNALDRPRDSFRVTAVAVAANIGLNLYLIPAYGIVGASAATLVTMVLNAALAYYALSRSIRVTIEPRSVGNIVLAALIMAVVLAAYSLVVPLSNVFVVLGAVALGGLVYCLVLLRLDGGIHDELKDLAGKLGLPWPGSL; from the coding sequence ATGCGTATTGACCCGATCCAGCGTCAGAGCCTCATCAGCCTCGCCTCAACCCTGGGCCTCACCGCCGTCGGGTTTCTCTCCACGATGCTCTTTGCCCACACTGTCGGTCCCGCGATACTGGGTGCGTACTTCCTCTTTGTTGCCTATTTCAGCGTCTTCAATCTGATCGGCGATGGGGGATTTGGTGGTGCTGCGGTAAAGCGGATCAGTGAGGGTGAGGATCAGAATGCGTATTTTACCGCGTTTTTCGTCCTCCGCGTGATGCTGGTGGTCGTCTCGGTGTGCCTCCTCCTCGTTGCACGGCCGTATCTCGTCGATATCACTGCATCCGGGGCCTTTTTCTGGTTGATCATCGCGCTGGTCGCGAGCGTCTTCACGAGCGTCGCATCCAACGCGGTCTACGGCAGTGGGAAGGTCGGCGTCAACCAGATCAGCCAATTGGTTGACAACCTGGTCAGGGTTATTGTTCAGGTCATTGCGGTCGTCCTTGGGTATGGCATTGCGGGTCTCGCCGGGGGGTTCGTTGCCGGGCTCCTTGCGGCTGGACTCATCAACTACCGTTTCCTCGATCTCAAACTAGCGCCGTTTGGTCTATTGCATATTCAGAGCCTCTTTCTCTTCTCGTTCTGGAGTTTTCTTGGTTCCAGCGGTTCTCTAGTCTTTTCGTATGCCGATATCATCATGCTCGGCTATTTCCTGACGGATACCGAGGTCGGCATCTACCGTGTGGCGCTTCAGCTCACTACGGCTGCAACATTCATCACCACAGCGCTCCATACAACTCTCTATCCGAAGGTCAGTTACTGGGGGAAACAGAACGATCTTGTTTCGGTGGAGCGTGCACTTGCCCGTGCCTTCACCTACTCGCTCCTCCTCGCGGTCCCGGTCGTTCTCGGCGGCTGGATCCTCGGGGAGCGTCTCCTCTACTTCTTCTATGGGGAGGCATTCTCCACCGGGGCGGGAGCTCTTGCGATACTCCTGCTCGTCCAGGTTGTTCATGTCTTTATGTTTCTCCAGACGACGTGCTTGAACGCCCTCGACCGGCCGAGGGACTCGTTCCGGGTGACGGCAGTTGCAGTTGCTGCGAATATTGGGCTCAACCTCTATCTCATCCCGGCATACGGCATCGTCGGGGCATCGGCGGCAACACTCGTCACCATGGTTCTCAATGCAGCGCTCGCCTACTATGCCCTATCCCGGAGTATTCGGGTAACGATAGAGCCCCGCAGCGTGGGTAACATCGTCCTTGCTGCACTCATTATGGCGGTCGTTCTTGCGGCCTATTCACTCGTCGTCCCGCTCTCAAACGTCTTTGTCGTTCTTGGGGCGGTTGCGCTCGGCGGGCTGGTCTACTGCCTGGTCCTCCTCAGACTTGATGGTGGTATCCACGACGAACTCAAAGACCTGGCCGGAAAACTGGGTCTCCCGTGGCCCGGCTCACTCTAA
- a CDS encoding Gfo/Idh/MocA family protein, translating to MDVGVIGVGMMGRNHARVYSELKAVDSLYLYDLNREAARDLAEAFGATVSSSIEDLLGGVDAVSVCVPTSYHFEIAEQVLDAGVPLLIEKPICATADESRRLIQMIPDGLVTGIGHIERFNPILPEIKKIVRNPLYIEIKRHNPASARVNSSSVVEDLMIHDVDIVRNVLLPTGDYRLTGSGNEDVCSALFSFGETPVYLSASRKSSKKIRMIYIEEEEFTIEGDFMAQEIYIHRKPGQYAADDERYVQENIIEKVLVNKQEPLKLELSTFLDCVARKRAFPVTPEQALLNMEICENIARCFSPKMVRV from the coding sequence TTGGATGTAGGGGTGATCGGTGTCGGAATGATGGGCAGGAATCATGCCCGTGTTTATTCAGAGTTGAAGGCGGTGGACTCACTCTACCTGTACGACCTTAACCGGGAGGCGGCCCGCGACCTTGCCGAAGCCTTCGGGGCAACAGTCTCTTCAAGCATTGAAGACCTGCTCGGAGGCGTGGATGCAGTGAGTGTCTGTGTTCCGACCTCTTACCACTTCGAGATTGCAGAGCAAGTCCTCGATGCCGGGGTACCACTTCTCATCGAAAAACCCATCTGCGCAACTGCTGACGAGAGCAGGCGGCTTATCCAGATGATCCCGGACGGCCTCGTAACCGGGATCGGCCACATCGAACGGTTCAACCCTATCCTCCCCGAGATCAAAAAGATTGTCCGGAACCCCCTCTACATCGAGATAAAACGGCATAACCCGGCATCGGCACGGGTGAACAGTTCCTCGGTCGTTGAAGACCTGATGATCCATGACGTGGATATTGTGCGAAACGTCCTCCTTCCTACCGGAGACTACCGCCTCACCGGGAGTGGAAACGAGGATGTATGCAGCGCTCTCTTCTCATTCGGGGAGACACCAGTCTACCTCTCAGCGAGCAGGAAGTCCTCAAAGAAGATCCGCATGATCTACATCGAGGAGGAAGAGTTCACCATCGAAGGAGATTTCATGGCCCAGGAGATCTACATCCATAGAAAACCTGGACAGTATGCGGCCGATGATGAGCGCTATGTGCAGGAGAACATCATCGAGAAGGTGCTTGTAAACAAGCAGGAACCTCTGAAACTCGAACTCTCGACGTTCCTCGATTGCGTCGCCAGGAAAAGAGCGTTCCCGGTCACCCCCGAGCAGGCGCTGCTGAACATGGAGATCTGTGAGAATATCGCGCGGTGCTTCTCCCCTAAGATGGTGCGGGTATGA
- a CDS encoding nucleotide sugar dehydrogenase, with translation MSKRLQSLINARGPIKKIGVVGMGYVGIPAAVLFADAPEFESVVGFQRDSPSSGYKIAMLNRGESPLKGEEPGLEELLSRVVGAGKFRCTSDFAAIAECDAVTLSIQTPFKDPKDLIPDFSALTEGLRAVGKNLSEGTLVVLESTVTPGTTERMARDVLEEESGLVAGEDFALAHAPERVMVGRLLRNIREHDRIVGGIDDVSTRRAAELYRPVLTTGTIIPMTATAAEVTKTAENAFRDLQIAAVNQLALHCEAMGVNVYDVRTGIDSLKGEGITRAILWPGAGVGGHCLTKDSWHLERGAKVLGGDLWYPHGTESIFGVARAINEFMPRHMVHLTCEGLKRAGKSPEDAKVALLGWAFIQNSDDARNTPAESYLAAMAKAGAEVRVHDPFVEDYPGIEIMHDLDAALVEADAITIFTAHHHYATLNAGRVKELSGEEHPVIVDGRNVIDPDAFIRAGFIYKGIGRGDKNNHPIAWSGSSIRDTPGTGQYSYV, from the coding sequence ATGAGTAAGAGGTTGCAATCGCTCATTAACGCCAGGGGCCCGATCAAGAAGATCGGTGTCGTCGGGATGGGTTACGTTGGTATTCCGGCCGCGGTGCTCTTTGCCGACGCACCGGAGTTCGAGTCAGTCGTCGGATTCCAGCGTGATTCCCCGTCCTCCGGCTACAAGATCGCCATGCTGAACCGGGGCGAGTCTCCGCTCAAGGGAGAGGAGCCAGGGCTTGAAGAACTCCTCAGCAGGGTCGTTGGTGCGGGTAAGTTCCGGTGCACATCGGATTTTGCAGCGATCGCGGAGTGTGATGCGGTGACCCTCTCCATCCAGACCCCGTTTAAGGACCCAAAAGACCTCATTCCGGACTTTTCTGCCCTGACCGAGGGACTTCGCGCGGTGGGGAAGAATCTCTCGGAGGGCACGCTCGTGGTCCTCGAATCGACCGTAACCCCGGGAACGACCGAGCGCATGGCCCGCGATGTTCTCGAAGAGGAGTCCGGGCTCGTCGCCGGCGAGGACTTTGCACTGGCGCACGCCCCCGAGCGGGTGATGGTCGGGCGGCTGCTCCGGAATATCCGGGAGCACGACCGGATCGTCGGCGGGATCGACGACGTCTCGACGAGGCGTGCGGCCGAACTCTACCGGCCCGTTCTCACGACCGGCACGATCATCCCGATGACCGCGACCGCGGCCGAGGTGACGAAGACCGCCGAGAACGCCTTCCGCGACCTCCAGATCGCGGCTGTCAACCAACTCGCCCTCCACTGCGAGGCAATGGGCGTCAACGTCTACGATGTCCGGACCGGGATCGACTCACTCAAGGGCGAGGGGATCACCCGGGCAATCCTCTGGCCCGGGGCCGGGGTAGGTGGCCACTGCCTGACAAAAGATTCATGGCACCTCGAGCGAGGGGCAAAGGTCCTCGGCGGCGATCTCTGGTATCCACACGGAACCGAATCGATCTTCGGCGTCGCACGGGCGATCAACGAGTTCATGCCCCGGCACATGGTTCACCTGACGTGCGAAGGGCTTAAGCGGGCAGGAAAATCCCCGGAAGATGCGAAAGTTGCGCTCCTTGGATGGGCATTCATCCAGAACTCGGACGATGCGAGAAATACACCGGCAGAGTCCTATCTTGCGGCGATGGCAAAGGCGGGTGCAGAGGTCAGGGTTCACGATCCGTTCGTTGAGGACTATCCGGGCATCGAGATCATGCACGACCTGGACGCGGCCCTCGTGGAAGCGGATGCCATCACGATCTTTACGGCGCATCACCACTACGCCACTCTCAACGCAGGCCGGGTAAAGGAGCTCTCGGGTGAGGAGCACCCCGTGATCGTCGACGGCAGGAACGTCATCGACCCGGATGCTTTCATCCGGGCGGGGTTTATCTACAAAGGCATCGGCCGGGGCGATAAGAACAACCATCCGATCGCCTGGAGCGGTTCATCGATTCGGGACACTCCGGGCACCGGGCAATACTCTTATGTATGA
- a CDS encoding phosphocholine cytidylyltransferase family protein translates to MIGIILAAGRGLRLGKDIDLTKVGPKCLLTVNGYTLLERMVADLASFDVDTIKIVVGYNADAVEGARSKLESKYGVDLILAYNNEFLSTNTAYSLNIGISGVDDDVVIFNGDLLYDYAILSDLLSINQTAIVVDDKKTLTEESFKLRIVNGQIEEIGKFIPINEATGEFIGISKIARGDVEEAKRLLRYRIASDPNSYYDEIYKPLSKDGRFAYSFTNGLKWTEIDDIHDLIYAKSIASVSDSTRRHLG, encoded by the coding sequence TTGATTGGAATAATTTTAGCAGCAGGAAGAGGGCTAAGATTAGGCAAGGATATCGATCTTACGAAGGTAGGCCCCAAATGCCTGCTGACCGTCAATGGCTATACGTTGCTGGAGCGGATGGTAGCAGATCTGGCGTCCTTTGATGTGGATACAATCAAGATCGTTGTTGGATATAACGCTGATGCCGTAGAGGGGGCCCGTTCCAAACTGGAGAGCAAATACGGTGTTGATCTGATCCTCGCCTACAACAACGAGTTTCTCTCCACCAACACAGCCTACTCACTTAATATCGGGATATCTGGCGTAGACGATGATGTTGTCATATTTAACGGGGATTTACTCTACGATTATGCCATACTGAGTGATCTACTGAGCATAAACCAGACGGCAATCGTGGTTGATGATAAGAAAACACTCACAGAGGAATCATTCAAATTAAGAATCGTAAATGGCCAGATAGAGGAGATTGGTAAGTTTATCCCGATAAATGAAGCGACAGGAGAGTTTATCGGCATCTCAAAGATCGCCAGAGGTGACGTAGAGGAAGCAAAAAGACTTCTGAGATACAGGATCGCCAGTGATCCGAATAGTTATTATGATGAAATATACAAGCCCCTATCGAAAGATGGGCGCTTTGCATACTCTTTTACGAATGGGCTGAAATGGACCGAGATCGATGATATCCACGACCTGATATATGCAAAAAGCATCGCGAGTGTGTCTGACAGTACACGGAGGCATCTGGGATGA
- a CDS encoding NAD(P)H-dependent glycerol-3-phosphate dehydrogenase: MISRVGIIGAGSMGTALAQRISSRAEEVILYGRKQEVVNSINDERCNPDYFPGLLLNPNIRARLIAGNHGLEDCQAVLIAVPSSEVRSIVHAISHDLANKVIITVSKGLEYPSLKTMSEIIFEESNNPNIVCISGPNFADEIAYGHIAGATIGAADPSLSTMLSDLFGGFILDFSDDLRAVELCGVLKNVYAIGAGMWDSVYGNYNEHYTFLNMCYKEMCRFLREISSDREIFTKFCCFGDFNLTANVDKSRNRTLGLMVGKNIIKTPYLEPGVTFEGSKSVEGIIELGARHGIDMPIATLISDVLNGRSSIRNTVETLIRGPPRRTSRRVVRAG; encoded by the coding sequence ATGATCTCAAGGGTAGGAATCATCGGCGCCGGAAGTATGGGCACCGCCCTTGCACAGAGGATATCCAGCAGAGCAGAAGAGGTTATCCTGTATGGACGCAAACAGGAGGTCGTCAATTCGATTAACGATGAGAGGTGCAACCCCGATTACTTTCCGGGTCTACTGTTAAACCCGAATATCCGTGCAAGACTGATCGCCGGTAATCATGGTCTTGAGGATTGCCAAGCCGTGCTAATTGCCGTACCCTCCAGCGAGGTCCGCTCCATCGTTCATGCCATCAGTCACGACCTTGCGAATAAGGTCATTATCACCGTATCCAAAGGCCTCGAGTATCCCTCACTCAAGACAATGAGCGAGATCATCTTCGAGGAATCAAACAACCCAAATATTGTCTGTATATCAGGACCGAACTTCGCCGACGAGATTGCATACGGGCACATTGCCGGCGCTACAATCGGTGCTGCCGATCCATCGCTTTCGACGATGCTATCCGATCTATTCGGAGGATTCATCCTCGATTTTTCAGACGACCTCAGGGCGGTCGAGTTGTGCGGAGTACTCAAGAACGTGTATGCCATCGGCGCCGGAATGTGGGATTCGGTGTATGGCAACTACAATGAACATTACACCTTCCTGAATATGTGCTATAAAGAGATGTGCCGCTTCTTGAGAGAGATCTCATCCGACAGGGAGATATTCACGAAGTTCTGCTGCTTTGGCGATTTTAATCTTACGGCGAACGTGGATAAAAGCCGCAACCGGACATTGGGCCTGATGGTTGGAAAGAATATCATAAAGACACCCTACCTGGAGCCCGGGGTGACATTTGAGGGGTCTAAATCCGTTGAAGGCATAATCGAGCTTGGGGCGAGACACGGCATTGATATGCCCATTGCAACGCTTATCTCAGATGTATTGAACGGCAGGAGCAGTATCCGGAACACTGTTGAGACCCTTATTCGGGGACCGCCCCGGCGTACTTCCAGGCGGGTGGTGCGGGCCGGGTGA
- a CDS encoding glycosyltransferase family 2 protein has product MNDCKISIITVCFNCEELIDRTIKSVVEQSYTNIQYIIIDGLSSDRTLEIVKKYEKYIEILVSEKDDGIYDAMNKGLKYATGDLVYFLNAGDYLYNSDVLKNIAERFCADPDNDIFYGDYIYYDVVDEQRCSSYRTGIQDLIRRGYCHQTTFAKRSTFTKYGGFNTNYKIYADFDWLLRVLIGSGQSMKYIGIPVVYYLKGGESENQIITNYLERIKVIWGNMGIHGLLLLGICFPSIIWRYLIKQMSGSKKLAEIDGIEAKN; this is encoded by the coding sequence ATGAATGATTGCAAAATATCGATAATTACTGTATGTTTTAATTGCGAAGAACTTATAGATAGAACAATAAAAAGTGTTGTAGAACAGAGTTATACAAATATCCAATACATCATCATCGATGGGTTATCTTCTGACAGAACCCTTGAGATTGTAAAAAAATACGAGAAGTATATTGAAATATTGGTATCTGAGAAGGATGATGGCATTTACGATGCCATGAATAAAGGGCTGAAATACGCGACTGGCGATCTTGTTTACTTCTTAAATGCGGGAGACTATCTTTACAATAGCGATGTACTGAAAAATATCGCTGAAAGATTCTGTGCTGACCCGGATAATGACATATTCTATGGAGATTATATCTATTACGATGTGGTTGATGAGCAGCGGTGTTCCAGCTACCGTACTGGTATCCAGGATCTGATCCGCAGAGGATATTGTCACCAAACCACCTTTGCTAAAAGATCTACTTTCACGAAATATGGGGGATTTAACACAAATTATAAAATTTACGCTGATTTTGATTGGTTGCTCCGGGTCTTAATTGGATCCGGACAAAGTATGAAGTATATTGGTATACCTGTAGTATACTATTTGAAAGGGGGAGAGAGTGAGAACCAGATTATAACAAATTATCTTGAAAGGATAAAGGTAATATGGGGAAACATGGGTATTCATGGATTACTACTCCTTGGCATCTGCTTTCCATCCATCATTTGGAGATATCTCATAAAGCAAATGAGTGGCAGTAAAAAACTGGCAGAAATCGATGGAATTGAGGCAAAAAATTAA